A genomic segment from Blastococcus sp. PRF04-17 encodes:
- a CDS encoding DegT/DnrJ/EryC1/StrS family aminotransferase, producing MNDRVIPFSDLAPTTAEIRAEVEDGWRRLLDGNAWVGGAPVERFERAFASYCDTAEAVAVANGTDALHLILRALGIGPGDEVLVPANTFIATAEAVVLAGARPRFVDVDPTSLLMTPQGAEAALTPSTAAIVPVHLFGHVADVEGLAEVARRHGLALVEDAAQAQGAERNGVRAGSTGRAAGFSFYPGKNLGAFGDAGAVTTDDAALAATIRSLADHGRAADDKFLHTSVGTNSRLDAVQAVVLSAKLARLDAWTQRRAKIVDAYRERLADLPLRIVEPDVGVDSAWHLLVVRVADRDAVRAGLAERGVLTGIHYPVPCHEQPAFAAWADGPLPCASEAAREILSLPLHPYMDLEDVDVVRDALADVLRRRRGPT from the coding sequence GTGAACGACCGGGTCATCCCCTTCTCCGACCTCGCGCCGACCACCGCCGAGATCCGGGCCGAGGTGGAGGACGGCTGGCGCCGGCTGCTCGACGGCAACGCCTGGGTCGGCGGCGCCCCGGTCGAGCGGTTCGAACGGGCGTTCGCGTCCTACTGCGACACGGCCGAGGCCGTCGCCGTGGCCAACGGAACCGACGCGCTGCACCTCATCCTGCGGGCGCTGGGTATCGGTCCCGGCGACGAGGTGCTCGTGCCCGCCAACACGTTCATCGCCACCGCCGAGGCCGTGGTGCTGGCCGGCGCCCGTCCCCGCTTCGTCGACGTCGACCCCACGTCGCTGCTGATGACCCCCCAGGGCGCCGAGGCGGCGCTGACCCCGTCGACCGCCGCCATCGTGCCCGTGCACCTGTTCGGCCACGTCGCCGACGTCGAGGGCCTCGCCGAGGTGGCGCGGCGGCACGGCCTCGCTCTGGTCGAGGACGCCGCCCAGGCCCAGGGCGCCGAGCGCAACGGCGTGCGGGCCGGATCCACCGGCCGGGCCGCCGGCTTCAGCTTCTACCCGGGCAAGAACCTCGGGGCCTTCGGTGACGCCGGCGCGGTCACCACCGACGACGCCGCCCTGGCCGCGACGATCCGCTCGCTGGCCGACCACGGCCGCGCGGCCGACGACAAGTTCCTGCACACCTCCGTCGGCACCAACAGCCGCCTCGACGCGGTGCAGGCCGTCGTCCTCTCGGCCAAGCTCGCCCGCCTCGACGCCTGGACGCAGCGGCGGGCCAAGATCGTCGACGCCTACCGCGAGCGTCTGGCCGACCTCCCGCTGCGCATCGTCGAGCCCGACGTCGGCGTCGACAGCGCCTGGCACCTGCTGGTCGTCCGGGTGGCCGACCGGGACGCCGTCCGCGCCGGACTGGCCGAGCGCGGCGTGCTGACCGGCATCCACTACCCGGTGCCCTGCCACGAGCAGCCGGCGTTCGCCGCCTGGGCCGACGGGCCCCTGCCCTGCGCGAGCGAGGCGGCGCGGGAGATCCTCTCCCTCCCGCTGCACCCCTACATGGACCTCGAGGACGTCGACGTCGTCCGTGACGCGCTCGCCGACGTCCTGCGGCGCCGCCGGGGGCCGACGTGA